A window of Psychromonas sp. CNPT3 contains these coding sequences:
- a CDS encoding LysR substrate-binding domain-containing protein, with product MKLPPLRAVQCFEVVARLHSFSKAALELNVTQSAVSHQVKILEDHLGENLFDRHGRAFSLSKVGARYFDEISCALMGLSNASAAIRYGKSDELRLALYSSLAMRWLIPRLEDFREQYPEINLTLNMVTDEPECNDNVADCFITIHPPKHHFVSQFLYAEKLYPVCGPKIWQQIQDKPLPDALWQHPLLSVQYNETYKSEPKDWQQWCARGGFNLPTEVKICHFSHVLLATEAARYDLGITLIDNYLMAEQAHQTNLVRIPMHALITGDKFYFVYKKTRHQHPDIVKLGNWLKLLCLPKD from the coding sequence ATGAAGTTGCCTCCTTTACGCGCAGTGCAATGTTTTGAAGTGGTTGCGCGCCTGCATAGTTTTTCTAAAGCCGCGTTAGAGCTTAACGTGACCCAAAGTGCGGTGAGTCATCAGGTGAAAATATTAGAGGATCATTTAGGTGAAAATTTATTTGATAGGCATGGGCGCGCCTTTAGCTTAAGCAAGGTAGGTGCGCGTTACTTTGATGAGATAAGTTGCGCTTTAATGGGCTTGTCGAATGCCAGTGCAGCAATCCGTTATGGTAAAAGTGATGAACTGCGTTTGGCGTTATATAGCTCGTTAGCCATGCGCTGGCTTATCCCCCGATTAGAGGATTTTCGTGAGCAATATCCAGAGATAAATTTAACGTTAAATATGGTGACGGATGAGCCTGAGTGTAATGATAATGTAGCCGATTGCTTTATTACCATTCACCCACCTAAGCATCATTTTGTGAGCCAATTTTTATATGCAGAAAAGCTCTATCCGGTGTGTGGCCCTAAAATATGGCAACAGATCCAGGATAAACCGCTCCCGGATGCACTCTGGCAGCATCCTTTATTATCGGTTCAATATAATGAAACATATAAATCGGAACCGAAAGATTGGCAACAATGGTGCGCCCGAGGTGGTTTTAATTTACCGACGGAGGTTAAAATCTGCCATTTTAGTCATGTGTTATTAGCGACAGAAGCTGCCCGTTATGATTTAGGGATCACCCTGATAGATAATTATTTAATGGCGGAGCAAGCGCATCAAACTAATTTAGTACGTATCCCTATGCACGCACTAATCACCGGCGATAAGTTCTATTTTGTCTATAAAAAAACGCGCCATCAACACCCAGATATTGTTAAATTGGGGAACTGGTTAAAGTTATTATGTTTGCCAAAAGATTAA
- the arsB gene encoding ACR3 family arsenite efflux transporter, with translation MSTEQSPPKLGFLDRFLTLWIFLAMAIGVLLGFTFPDRIASLNTTLSVGSTNIPLAIGLIIMMYPPLAKVNYALMRKVFSDKKAISLSLIMNWLVGPILMFGLAILFLGDHPHLMTGVILIGLARCIAMVLVWNDIGGGNKEYAAALVALNSIFQIFTYSFLAWLFISVLPPYFGVTGQLIDISIIDIAQSVLIYLGIPFLAGFLSRKILVAKKGEQWYNDTYIPAISPLTLIALLATIILMFSLKGEMIIDLPMQVILVAIPLTIYFFLMYLISFFSAKKMGVPFDKSASIAYTATGNNFELAIAVSIAVFGINSPEAFAGVIGPLVEVPVLIALVNLTLRFKKHYYLKTSDIA, from the coding sequence ATGAGCACCGAGCAAAGCCCCCCTAAATTAGGTTTTTTAGATCGTTTTTTAACCCTATGGATTTTTTTAGCCATGGCCATAGGCGTCTTGTTAGGCTTTACATTTCCTGATCGTATCGCCTCGTTAAATACAACGCTTTCCGTAGGCAGTACCAATATACCTCTCGCCATCGGCCTTATTATCATGATGTACCCGCCACTTGCTAAAGTGAATTACGCTTTAATGCGTAAAGTATTTAGTGATAAAAAAGCAATCAGTCTATCACTCATCATGAACTGGCTGGTTGGGCCCATTTTGATGTTTGGTTTGGCTATTCTCTTTTTAGGCGATCACCCACATTTAATGACGGGTGTGATCTTAATTGGACTCGCGCGTTGTATTGCGATGGTGCTGGTGTGGAATGATATTGGAGGAGGCAATAAGGAATATGCAGCTGCATTAGTTGCATTAAATAGTATATTTCAAATATTCACTTACAGTTTTCTAGCATGGTTATTTATTAGTGTCTTGCCACCCTATTTTGGTGTTACTGGGCAACTTATTGATATTTCGATAATCGATATCGCTCAAAGTGTATTAATTTACTTAGGGATCCCTTTTCTTGCAGGTTTTTTAAGCCGTAAGATTTTAGTCGCCAAAAAAGGTGAGCAGTGGTACAACGACACTTATATTCCTGCCATTTCACCCCTTACTCTTATCGCATTACTGGCTACTATTATTTTAATGTTTAGCCTTAAAGGTGAAATGATCATTGACCTGCCGATGCAAGTGATTTTGGTTGCGATCCCCTTAACTATCTACTTTTTCTTAATGTATTTAATTAGCTTTTTTAGTGCCAAGAAAATGGGTGTGCCTTTTGATAAAAGCGCCTCTATCGCTTACACCGCAACCGGTAATAATTTTGAACTTGCCATTGCCGTTTCTATCGCTGTTTTCGGTATTAATTCACCCGAAGCTTTTGCCGGTGTTATTGGCCCTTTAGTTGAAGTACCTGTCTTGATTGCGTTGGTTAACCTTACCTTAAGATTTAAAAAACATTATTATCTCAAAACGTCAGATATTGCGTAA
- a CDS encoding alpha/beta hydrolase — MLFITNRAPKGSIHSDFGGEYQFDLTDNSAAHYLYYCSRTAPNKYIEIGSNALMEHLKKSKAQQILFFIHGFSNLPEIDIFAQAEKLQAYFDLKEENLIEVIALIWPCDNDFGIVKDYWDDQKAADQSAFAFARALEFFMTWRDKADPNIPCLKRINILAHSMGNRVFRGALAAWNNYDLAHGVPLLFRNTILMAPDIVNESLEEGQDGRLMSQASRNVSVYYASDDLALRASKISNLKNKVASRRLGHSGPENQHKIERNVYSIDCDNFNNQYDFPKGHSYFLSDANNEMGRVFEHFYQSIKSGRVFVDDKINRQHIL, encoded by the coding sequence ATGCTGTTTATTACTAATAGAGCGCCCAAAGGATCTATTCATAGCGACTTCGGAGGGGAGTATCAATTTGATTTAACCGATAATAGTGCTGCGCATTATCTTTATTATTGCTCACGCACTGCGCCGAATAAATATATAGAAATCGGCTCGAATGCTTTGATGGAGCACCTTAAAAAAAGTAAGGCGCAACAGATTTTGTTCTTTATTCATGGTTTTTCAAACTTACCTGAGATTGATATCTTTGCACAGGCAGAGAAACTACAAGCCTATTTTGATTTAAAAGAAGAAAATCTTATTGAAGTGATCGCCTTGATATGGCCTTGTGATAACGATTTTGGCATAGTAAAAGATTATTGGGATGATCAAAAAGCAGCCGACCAAAGTGCGTTTGCTTTTGCACGCGCTTTAGAATTTTTTATGACGTGGCGAGATAAAGCAGATCCCAATATACCCTGTCTAAAACGCATTAATATACTTGCGCATTCGATGGGTAATCGCGTGTTTCGAGGGGCTTTGGCTGCGTGGAATAATTATGACTTAGCCCATGGTGTTCCTCTGTTATTTAGAAATACTATTTTAATGGCGCCTGATATTGTTAATGAGAGCCTTGAAGAGGGTCAAGATGGACGCTTGATGAGTCAAGCCTCCCGTAATGTCTCGGTGTATTATGCAAGTGATGATTTGGCGTTACGCGCCAGTAAAATCTCTAATTTAAAAAATAAAGTCGCATCGAGACGCCTCGGTCACAGTGGCCCTGAAAATCAACATAAAATAGAGCGTAATGTGTACAGTATTGATTGTGATAATTTTAATAATCAATATGACTTTCCCAAAGGTCATAGCTACTTTTTAAGTGATGCTAATAATGAAATGGGACGGGTGTTTGAGCATTTTTATCAAAGTATAAAAAGTGGCCGCGTTTTTGTGGATGATAAAATAAATCGGCAGCATATTTTATAA
- a CDS encoding DMT family transporter, translated as MPKMTVGFAMILLVIGNLIAVFSDALIKSLPDDSAVYQFVFFRQLSAVLILFPLCHFLGNKNLFQDLKWHLIRGHIWLFGAIFMVISLNALPLATANAIFYAAPLLMLPLAMLLFKEKLTRQTIWVSIFGFIGVLIVVQPTHISWAAISALIVAFTLASNNILIRKLPKQHSILQTLLLTNLVGIPAALCLAMWEGKPWHWEPIVTATGSTSFILIYAGICIFVYRSVEASKVASAEYSGLLGAVGVGLLFFNEIPEMSMLIGTLFIILPLIWLARFEAKKRYLVSQTKSE; from the coding sequence ATGCCTAAAATGACTGTCGGTTTTGCAATGATTTTATTGGTGATCGGTAATCTTATTGCGGTCTTCTCAGATGCATTGATAAAATCTTTGCCCGATGATAGCGCGGTATATCAATTTGTATTTTTTCGCCAACTTAGCGCCGTGCTTATATTATTCCCCTTATGTCATTTTCTGGGTAATAAAAATTTATTTCAAGATCTAAAATGGCATCTTATACGTGGACACATTTGGTTGTTTGGCGCTATTTTTATGGTGATCTCACTCAATGCCTTACCTCTAGCAACGGCTAATGCCATTTTTTATGCAGCGCCTTTACTGATGCTTCCTTTAGCAATGCTGCTATTTAAAGAAAAGTTAACGCGCCAAACTATCTGGGTTTCCATCTTTGGCTTTATCGGGGTACTTATCGTCGTACAACCCACACATATTAGCTGGGCTGCAATCAGCGCGTTAATTGTGGCTTTTACCTTAGCCAGCAATAATATTTTGATCCGAAAATTACCGAAACAACATTCAATATTACAAACGTTACTGCTCACTAATCTTGTCGGCATACCGGCTGCGTTATGCTTGGCAATGTGGGAGGGAAAACCATGGCATTGGGAACCTATTGTGACGGCAACGGGCTCAACCTCGTTTATTTTAATTTATGCAGGTATCTGCATCTTTGTGTATCGCAGTGTCGAGGCCAGTAAAGTGGCAAGCGCCGAATATAGCGGACTGCTCGGCGCGGTGGGTGTCGGTCTCTTGTTCTTTAATGAAATACCCGAAATGAGTATGCTGATTGGCACCCTCTTTATCATCTTACCTTTAATTTGGTTAGCTAGATTTGAAGCAAAAAAAAGATATTTAGTATCCCAAACTAAAAGCGAATGA
- a CDS encoding GNAT family N-acetyltransferase, whose product MSKTHLKSLLLRLATLEDGPLLLKWRNDKQTQQASHCSTPIKYSEHEKWLNALLQDPLRMLYVVEKNNVAVGSLRSDFANGEFELSWTVAPTHRGQSIGKQMLSLLADKIKAPIRASIKKGNSASIKIAEYVGMQYVKEEPKGVFHYQRAAIHE is encoded by the coding sequence ATGTCAAAAACGCATTTAAAATCATTATTGTTACGCCTCGCAACATTAGAAGACGGCCCGTTATTACTTAAATGGCGTAATGATAAACAGACGCAACAGGCGAGCCATTGTAGTACCCCGATAAAATATTCTGAGCATGAAAAATGGTTAAATGCGTTGTTACAAGATCCGTTGCGTATGTTATATGTTGTCGAAAAAAACAACGTAGCGGTAGGGTCGTTGCGCAGTGATTTTGCAAATGGGGAGTTTGAGTTATCGTGGACGGTTGCACCTACGCATCGAGGCCAAAGTATCGGTAAACAGATGCTAAGTCTGTTGGCGGATAAAATTAAAGCGCCAATACGCGCGTCGATTAAAAAAGGCAATAGTGCGTCAATTAAAATTGCAGAATATGTCGGTATGCAATATGTAAAAGAAGAGCCAAAGGGGGTTTTTCATTACCAACGAGCCGCCATACATGAGTAA
- the arsA gene encoding arsenical pump-driving ATPase — translation MQKFLTDPPPFLFFTGKGGVGKTSIACSSALFLAEQGHNVLLVSTDPASNIAQVFNTKIGEHITNIESVKGLSALEIDPQAAAKAYREKILSPVRGKLPDAVLNSIEEQLSGACTTEIAAFDEFTALLTDPALRQTYQYIIFDTAPTGHTIRLLQLPGAWNEFLEQGLGDASCLGPLAGLDKQRKTYAQAVDALSDPEQTRLILVARAQASTLDEVARTHIELSHIGLKDQFLVINGLYPQQDIKEDALANAIYEQEQQALLMMPATLKNLHLDKLTLLSNSLVSLDALRKLIATSVDLSFEHDIKNTKKETEKVQSAPIIIDNEAHHSLVCLIDELDKLDHGLIMLMGKGGVGKTTIAAALACELAKRGHNVHLTTSDPAANLSATLHGTLENLEVTRIDPEIETTRYRQKIMLSKGKHLDSAGKALLEEDLRSPCTEEIAVFQAFSQVISEANKRFVIMDTAPTGHTLLLLDATGAYHKEVARKMETKQISFSTPMMRLQDSTLTKVIIVTLAEPTPIQEALSLQADLQRAGIEPWAWVVNNTLSLHTLKAPLMLQRVAQQQSYINAVKQQHSQKYAIVPLQAIEPVGVNALQKLCALPA, via the coding sequence ATGCAAAAGTTCTTAACTGATCCGCCCCCTTTTCTTTTTTTTACGGGTAAAGGTGGTGTAGGTAAAACCTCTATTGCGTGTTCGAGTGCACTGTTTTTAGCTGAACAGGGACACAATGTTTTATTAGTGAGTACCGATCCGGCCTCGAATATAGCGCAAGTTTTTAACACCAAAATTGGTGAGCATATTACCAATATTGAGTCAGTTAAAGGGCTCAGTGCTTTAGAGATAGATCCACAAGCGGCAGCAAAGGCTTACCGCGAAAAAATCCTGTCTCCGGTGCGAGGAAAATTACCAGACGCGGTATTAAACAGTATTGAAGAGCAATTATCGGGGGCTTGCACCACTGAAATAGCTGCTTTTGATGAATTTACTGCACTACTCACCGATCCGGCTTTACGTCAAACGTACCAATATATTATTTTTGATACTGCGCCAACAGGCCATACTATTCGTTTATTACAACTCCCCGGTGCATGGAATGAATTTTTAGAGCAAGGCCTAGGGGATGCATCTTGCTTAGGGCCTTTAGCCGGTTTAGATAAACAACGCAAAACATACGCACAAGCCGTAGACGCGTTATCAGATCCTGAGCAAACACGTTTAATCTTAGTGGCGCGCGCACAGGCATCAACCTTAGATGAAGTGGCACGTACTCATATTGAACTAAGCCATATTGGTTTAAAAGATCAATTTTTGGTGATAAATGGCCTCTATCCACAACAAGACATAAAAGAGGATGCTCTGGCAAACGCTATTTATGAACAAGAACAACAAGCATTATTGATGATGCCAGCTACCTTAAAAAATTTACACTTAGATAAACTAACACTGCTCAGCAATAGCCTTGTCAGTTTAGATGCTTTGCGTAAGTTAATAGCGACCTCAGTGGATTTAAGCTTTGAACATGACATTAAAAACACAAAAAAAGAAACTGAAAAAGTGCAATCAGCCCCTATTATTATTGATAACGAAGCGCACCACTCACTCGTATGTTTAATCGATGAACTCGATAAACTCGATCATGGTTTGATCATGCTGATGGGTAAAGGCGGAGTTGGCAAAACAACCATTGCAGCGGCGCTTGCTTGTGAGCTTGCAAAACGTGGCCATAACGTCCACCTCACCACCTCTGATCCGGCAGCAAATTTAAGCGCGACATTGCACGGTACATTAGAGAACCTTGAAGTAACCCGCATTGATCCTGAAATTGAAACAACACGTTATCGCCAAAAAATAATGCTAAGTAAAGGCAAGCATTTAGATAGTGCAGGTAAAGCGCTATTAGAAGAAGATTTACGCTCACCTTGCACAGAAGAAATTGCCGTATTCCAAGCTTTCTCACAGGTGATTAGTGAGGCGAACAAACGATTTGTGATCATGGATACTGCGCCGACTGGACATACCTTGTTGTTACTTGATGCAACGGGGGCCTACCATAAAGAAGTTGCTCGAAAAATGGAGACTAAGCAGATAAGTTTTAGTACGCCCATGATGCGACTACAAGATAGTACATTGACCAAAGTTATCATTGTAACGCTCGCAGAGCCCACTCCAATACAAGAGGCATTGAGTCTACAAGCCGATTTACAACGAGCAGGGATTGAGCCTTGGGCGTGGGTGGTAAATAACACCTTAAGTTTACATACATTAAAAGCCCCTTTAATGTTACAAAGAGTAGCACAACAACAATCGTATATAAATGCCGTTAAACAGCAGCATAGTCAAAAATATGCGATCGTACCCTTACAGGCAATCGAGCCTGTTGGCGTGAATGCCTTACAAAAATTATGTGCACTACCAGCTTAA
- a CDS encoding SDR family oxidoreductase, protein MSHYKSVVFGSGPLGVWVAVILAKQGWEVSLVNRSGKLDQTLPSNIKVLAADATDEDSVYQICKDAGSVFHCAMPKYTQWATQFIPLTQGILKGVMRTNAKLIYADNLYMYGDTQGLPITELSPCNAIGHKGKVRMAMADILLVAHAKGDVGVTIGRASDFYGPQVINSGLGKDVFKNALLQKPLNVLGNIELAHSYTYIKDFARALVILSDQDQALGEIWHIPNAPTISTKALLDCVQTELGQNIKVRATGKKMLSVLGLFNPMLKELKEMMYAWDQPYIVEHNKFQNAFSMPVTSTEIAIQETLAWYREHYNL, encoded by the coding sequence ATGTCTCATTATAAAAGTGTTGTTTTTGGAAGTGGTCCTTTAGGTGTTTGGGTTGCGGTAATACTTGCTAAACAAGGTTGGGAAGTCAGTTTAGTCAATCGAAGTGGAAAATTAGATCAAACATTACCCAGCAACATAAAGGTATTGGCAGCAGACGCAACTGACGAGGATAGTGTTTACCAAATATGTAAAGATGCGGGGAGTGTTTTTCATTGTGCAATGCCTAAATATACGCAGTGGGCAACTCAATTTATACCTTTAACACAAGGTATCCTAAAGGGGGTGATGCGCACTAATGCGAAGCTAATTTATGCAGATAATTTGTATATGTATGGTGATACACAGGGTTTACCCATCACCGAACTCTCGCCGTGCAATGCAATCGGTCATAAGGGTAAAGTGAGGATGGCAATGGCAGATATACTCTTAGTCGCACACGCGAAAGGCGATGTCGGCGTTACAATAGGGCGCGCCTCTGACTTTTATGGGCCACAAGTTATTAATTCAGGGTTAGGAAAAGACGTCTTTAAAAATGCGTTATTACAAAAACCGCTGAATGTATTAGGCAATATCGAGTTAGCACATAGCTATACTTATATTAAAGATTTTGCACGTGCATTAGTTATTTTAAGTGATCAAGATCAGGCGTTAGGTGAAATTTGGCACATTCCTAATGCACCGACAATCAGCACTAAAGCGTTACTTGATTGCGTGCAAACTGAGCTTGGTCAGAATATAAAAGTGCGCGCTACGGGTAAAAAAATGCTGAGTGTCCTTGGATTATTCAATCCGATGTTAAAAGAGCTTAAAGAGATGATGTATGCGTGGGATCAGCCGTATATTGTGGAGCATAATAAATTTCAAAATGCATTTTCTATGCCCGTTACCTCAACAGAAATAGCGATCCAAGAAACCCTTGCATGGTACCGTGAGCATTATAATTTATAA
- the ppsR gene encoding posphoenolpyruvate synthetase regulatory kinase/phosphorylase PpsR, whose translation MRKIFYISDGTAITAEILGHAVLSQFDMEFEKITIPFVENMQKAQDAVVKINQSIFEQQAPLVFHSIIDADIRATIEASEGICYDFLKTFVAPLEKELGMKARPKPHRTHGMRNETYNARIDAINYSLDNDDGISLKRLHKSDLILVGVSRCGKTPSSLYLAMQFGISTANYPFIHEDMDNLKLPDELKKNKHKIFGLTIDAHRLHEIRTQRLANSQYASLRQCRYEINEVEMLYRREGIPFLDTTKQSVEEISAKIIDICQIKRQMF comes from the coding sequence GTGCGCAAGATCTTTTATATCTCCGATGGAACAGCAATAACAGCCGAAATACTTGGCCATGCAGTGCTCTCGCAATTTGATATGGAATTTGAAAAAATAACCATTCCTTTTGTTGAAAATATGCAAAAAGCCCAGGATGCGGTTGTCAAAATCAATCAAAGTATTTTCGAGCAGCAAGCCCCATTAGTTTTCCATTCGATCATCGATGCGGATATTCGAGCCACTATCGAAGCGAGTGAGGGGATCTGTTATGACTTTTTAAAAACCTTTGTTGCGCCTCTCGAAAAAGAATTAGGTATGAAAGCACGTCCCAAACCGCATCGAACACATGGTATGCGCAATGAAACCTACAATGCGCGCATTGATGCCATAAATTATTCGCTCGATAACGATGATGGCATCAGTTTAAAGCGTTTACATAAAAGTGATTTAATTTTAGTGGGCGTCTCGCGTTGTGGTAAAACGCCGAGTAGTTTGTATTTAGCAATGCAATTTGGTATCTCGACTGCAAATTATCCGTTTATTCATGAGGATATGGATAATTTAAAGTTACCGGATGAGCTCAAAAAAAATAAACACAAAATATTTGGCCTAACCATTGATGCGCATCGTTTACATGAGATCCGCACGCAACGTTTAGCAAATAGCCAATATGCCTCATTACGACAATGCCGTTATGAAATCAATGAAGTGGAAATGTTATATCGCCGTGAAGGCATACCTTTTCTGGATACGACGAAACAAAGTGTGGAAGAGATCAGTGCAAAGATCATTGATATCTGCCAGATAAAACGGCAAATGTTTTAA
- the arsD gene encoding arsenite efflux transporter metallochaperone ArsD, producing the protein MLSIQIFEPSMCCSSGICGADIDPLLLAFSADVKWLSTQNITLERFNLAQQALDFAQTSNVSSFLEKHGVEGLPVLLVNTEIVLKGRYPTRQELASWCALTCSSSEVISPVKSSCCGA; encoded by the coding sequence ATGTTATCAATACAAATTTTTGAACCTTCCATGTGTTGCTCTAGTGGAATATGTGGCGCAGATATTGACCCTTTATTACTGGCTTTTTCCGCCGATGTAAAATGGCTGAGCACTCAAAATATTACGCTTGAGCGCTTTAATTTAGCGCAACAAGCGCTGGATTTTGCGCAAACCTCTAACGTCTCTTCTTTTCTTGAGAAACACGGCGTAGAGGGCTTACCCGTACTTTTAGTTAATACTGAGATTGTCTTAAAGGGCCGCTACCCAACCCGCCAAGAGCTAGCATCTTGGTGCGCTTTAACCTGCTCAAGTAGTGAGGTTATTAGCCCTGTGAAATCGAGTTGTTGTGGCGCGTAG
- the ppsA gene encoding phosphoenolpyruvate synthase: MQNYVLWYEQLGMTDVNVVGGKNASLGEMISHLSDAGVQVPGGFATTAHAFQEFLEGSGINDKIYQLLDELDVDNLPELSRVGKKIRQWIIETPFQPVLKDAIATAYQRLAKSSTGMSFAVRSSATAEDMPDASFAGQQETFLNVIGIDAVYVAIKHVYASLFNDRAISYRVHQGYTHRGVALSAGVQRMVRSDIGASGVMFTLDTESGFEDVVFITSSWGLGEMVVQGAVNPDEFYVHKATLQAQRPAIVRRHFGSKLIEMVYSDDLSHGKQVLIKDVDSARRQKFSISDADVSELALQALIIEKHYGRPMDIEWAKDGLDGKIYIVQARPETVRSRENSNIMERYTLNEPGEVLIEGRAIGSKIGAGTAKVLTSIDEMDRIKEGDVLVTDMTDPDWEPIMKRASAIVTNRGGRTCHAAIIARELGIPAVVGCANATTQIKEGQAVTVSCAQGDTGFVYQDILDFSVHSSQVNNLPALPLKIMMNVGNPDRAFDFARLPHAGVGLARVEFIINRMIGIHPKALLNFEDQDANLQQKINEMIVGYADPVEFYIAKLTEGIATLACAFSPEKVIVRMSDFKSNEYANLLGGKRYEPQEENPMLGFRGASRYVSDDFSDCFALECDAIKRVRNDMGFVNVEIMIPFVRTVSEAQSVIDLLASHGLKRGENGLRIIMMCEIPSNALLADEFLALFDGFSIGSNDLTQLTLGLDRDSGIISHLFDERNPAVKKLLSMAIKACKAQGKYIGICGQGPSDHEDFAAWLVDEGIDSLSLNPDTVLKTWLYLAKQH, translated from the coding sequence GTGCAAAATTATGTACTTTGGTATGAACAACTAGGCATGACCGATGTGAATGTTGTTGGCGGTAAAAACGCATCATTAGGCGAAATGATCAGTCATTTATCTGATGCGGGTGTGCAAGTACCCGGCGGTTTTGCAACAACAGCTCACGCTTTCCAAGAGTTTTTAGAAGGCAGCGGTATCAATGATAAAATATATCAACTATTAGATGAACTTGATGTTGATAACTTACCTGAACTATCCAGGGTAGGTAAAAAAATCAGACAATGGATAATAGAGACCCCATTTCAACCGGTACTTAAAGATGCCATTGCCACTGCTTATCAACGCTTAGCAAAAAGTTCCACTGGCATGTCCTTTGCCGTGCGATCTTCTGCGACCGCTGAAGATATGCCCGATGCATCTTTTGCAGGGCAACAAGAGACATTTTTAAATGTAATAGGTATCGATGCGGTATATGTTGCAATCAAACACGTGTACGCCTCTTTATTTAATGATCGCGCCATTTCGTATCGTGTTCATCAAGGTTATACACATCGAGGTGTTGCGCTTTCAGCTGGCGTACAACGCATGGTGCGTAGTGACATTGGCGCCTCTGGCGTTATGTTTACACTCGACACAGAATCCGGTTTTGAGGATGTGGTCTTTATCACCTCATCATGGGGCCTCGGTGAGATGGTAGTGCAAGGCGCCGTTAATCCCGATGAGTTTTATGTACATAAAGCCACATTACAAGCACAACGCCCTGCTATTGTGCGTCGTCATTTTGGTAGCAAGCTCATTGAAATGGTTTACTCTGATGACCTTTCCCATGGGAAACAAGTCTTAATTAAAGACGTTGACAGCGCGCGCCGTCAGAAATTTTCAATCTCAGATGCGGATGTATCCGAGCTTGCGCTACAAGCATTAATTATAGAAAAACATTATGGTCGCCCGATGGATATTGAATGGGCAAAAGATGGTCTAGATGGAAAAATCTATATTGTTCAAGCGCGCCCAGAAACAGTACGCTCCCGTGAAAACAGCAATATCATGGAGCGTTATACCCTTAACGAGCCCGGTGAAGTGCTGATTGAGGGCCGTGCTATTGGTTCAAAAATTGGGGCCGGTACAGCAAAAGTATTAACCTCCATTGATGAAATGGATAGGATCAAAGAAGGTGATGTTTTAGTCACTGATATGACCGATCCCGATTGGGAGCCTATCATGAAACGCGCCTCTGCCATTGTCACTAATCGTGGTGGACGTACTTGTCATGCAGCCATTATTGCGCGTGAATTAGGCATTCCGGCGGTGGTCGGTTGCGCGAACGCAACAACGCAAATAAAAGAAGGCCAAGCGGTCACGGTTTCTTGCGCGCAAGGCGATACCGGGTTTGTCTATCAAGATATTCTTGATTTTTCAGTGCACTCATCGCAAGTGAATAATTTGCCGGCACTTCCCTTAAAAATAATGATGAATGTGGGTAACCCTGATCGCGCCTTTGATTTTGCACGATTACCCCATGCTGGCGTAGGTTTAGCCCGTGTTGAATTTATTATTAATCGCATGATAGGAATTCACCCTAAAGCATTACTTAACTTTGAGGATCAAGACGCCAACCTACAACAAAAAATTAACGAGATGATCGTAGGTTATGCGGATCCGGTTGAATTTTACATTGCCAAGTTAACCGAGGGGATCGCCACTTTAGCCTGCGCTTTTTCACCCGAAAAAGTCATTGTGCGTATGTCCGATTTCAAATCGAATGAGTATGCAAATTTACTCGGTGGTAAGCGTTATGAGCCTCAAGAAGAAAACCCTATGCTGGGATTTCGAGGCGCTTCTCGTTATGTGTCTGACGACTTTAGTGATTGCTTTGCATTAGAATGTGACGCCATTAAACGCGTACGTAATGACATGGGATTTGTAAATGTAGAGATCATGATCCCCTTTGTGCGCACGGTAAGTGAGGCACAATCTGTCATTGATTTATTAGCAAGTCATGGTTTAAAACGTGGCGAAAATGGCTTACGTATTATCATGATGTGTGAGATCCCATCGAACGCTTTACTGGCCGATGAGTTTTTAGCCTTGTTTGATGGATTCTCTATCGGATCAAACGATTTAACCCAATTAACATTGGGCCTAGATCGTGATTCAGGGATCATCTCGCATCTTTTTGATGAGCGTAACCCCGCCGTTAAAAAATTATTATCGATGGCGATCAAAGCCTGTAAAGCGCAAGGTAAATACATCGGCATTTGCGGACAAGGCCCCTCTGATCATGAAGATTTTGCAGCATGGTTAGTTGATGAAGGCATTGATAGTTTATCTTTAAATCCTGATACGGTGCTAAAAACATGGTTATATCTTGCTAAGCAACATTAA